A DNA window from Leptospira selangorensis contains the following coding sequences:
- a CDS encoding metallophosphoesterase, which translates to MPKSKIKYIVISDIHLGAYNSLLTYIEEFPDPVKDSDRFKVNPQKTSPALAELLNCLKHIVHSVNGSSKPPQFILLGDVLELALGDINEASMTFERFLDIAYKETKHHFSESIVYIPGNHDHHLWETAREKQYMEYIANLKPNQYINQTWHTTKMVNPDFIQSDLLTGILRRNKKLKKAEAVIAYPNLEIPSKNGKRSVFLTHGHFLENIYSLMSTVQRVLLPEMDEDKDKPKPTQSVWTKMGNYIPFRKQKEVPNPTSIYVLERENFAWIDFFWSTLGRSGKVGTGIGLIYDMLQDEKAVSRLAKNVADYAVRNLKVALFLKTIFAWVLRSILTKVVVKVGQAERGMSDSVLSDEVVHNMNSYLGETLPAQWKAETQKTKREFPNDYTFIFGHTHKPFAVETQDLGLKIPGKEVFNTGGWVVDTIQPMSSHGGAVLFIDEDANVASFKVYTEGELKPNFLVPDGKTNPMYETLVENIDLQNKKFEALSRSLEEEIRLRRRLLKVRIKE; encoded by the coding sequence ATGCCTAAGAGTAAAATTAAATATATCGTTATCTCCGACATTCACCTAGGAGCATATAACAGTTTACTTACATACATCGAAGAGTTTCCGGATCCGGTAAAAGATTCAGATCGATTCAAAGTAAATCCTCAAAAAACTTCGCCTGCACTTGCCGAACTTCTCAACTGTTTAAAACATATCGTTCACTCGGTAAATGGTTCTTCAAAGCCGCCTCAATTCATATTATTAGGCGACGTACTTGAATTAGCATTAGGTGATATTAACGAAGCATCCATGACCTTCGAAAGATTTTTGGATATTGCATATAAAGAAACCAAACATCATTTTTCAGAAAGTATTGTTTATATCCCGGGCAATCACGATCACCATCTTTGGGAAACTGCGAGAGAAAAGCAGTACATGGAGTATATCGCAAACCTAAAGCCGAATCAGTATATCAATCAAACATGGCATACCACAAAGATGGTAAATCCAGACTTCATTCAATCCGACTTACTTACCGGAATTTTAAGAAGGAATAAAAAATTAAAGAAGGCGGAAGCGGTGATCGCTTATCCAAATCTGGAAATCCCTTCTAAAAACGGAAAACGTTCTGTGTTCTTAACTCACGGACATTTTTTGGAAAACATCTATTCTTTGATGAGCACGGTCCAAAGAGTTCTGTTACCCGAAATGGATGAGGACAAGGATAAACCGAAGCCTACTCAATCTGTTTGGACAAAGATGGGAAATTATATCCCTTTCCGAAAACAAAAAGAGGTTCCGAATCCGACATCCATCTACGTATTAGAAAGAGAGAACTTTGCATGGATTGACTTCTTTTGGTCTACACTTGGAAGATCTGGAAAAGTAGGAACAGGTATCGGGCTCATTTATGATATGCTGCAAGATGAAAAAGCGGTGAGCCGGTTAGCGAAAAATGTAGCAGATTACGCTGTTCGAAATCTAAAAGTTGCCCTCTTTCTCAAAACGATTTTTGCATGGGTGCTTAGATCTATCCTTACTAAGGTTGTAGTCAAAGTGGGACAGGCAGAAAGAGGAATGTCTGATTCCGTGCTAAGTGACGAAGTAGTCCATAATATGAATTCTTATTTGGGAGAAACTCTTCCTGCACAATGGAAAGCGGAGACACAAAAAACCAAAAGAGAATTCCCGAATGATTATACTTTCATTTTTGGCCATACACATAAACCGTTTGCAGTCGAAACCCAAGACCTAGGTTTAAAAATTCCCGGCAAAGAAGTGTTTAACACAGGTGGTTGGGTAGTAGATACAATACAACCGATGTCTTCTCACGGAGGAGCTGTGTTATTCATAGATGAAGATGCAAACGTAGCGTCTTTTAAGGTCTATACTGAAGGAGAACTAAAACCGAACTTCTTAGTTCCGGATGGAAAAACCAATCCGATGTACGAAACATTGGTTGAGAATATAGATCTTCAAAACAAAAAGTTCGAAGCCTTATCCAGATCTTTAGAAGAAGAAATACGCCTCAGAAGAAGATTATTAAAAGTAAGGATCAAAGAATAA